Proteins encoded within one genomic window of SAR324 cluster bacterium:
- a CDS encoding OsmC family protein — translation MSEHKTQLVWQRTTADFDWKTYNREHTVRYKNGQTISGSAATAFFGSPDCVDPEEMFTGSLSSCHMLTFLAIASKKRFIVDAYNDEATGYLEKNESGKMMMTRVILRPDITFGGVNLPTEQELHDMHELAHKQCFIASSVTTEIVIQPL, via the coding sequence ATGTCTGAACACAAAACACAGCTTGTCTGGCAACGAACCACTGCTGATTTTGATTGGAAAACTTACAACCGGGAACACACAGTTCGTTATAAAAATGGACAAACCATTTCAGGCTCTGCCGCAACCGCGTTTTTCGGTTCGCCAGATTGTGTGGATCCTGAAGAAATGTTCACAGGTTCGCTTTCCAGTTGCCACATGCTCACATTCCTGGCCATCGCTTCCAAAAAACGGTTCATTGTCGATGCTTACAATGACGAAGCTACAGGCTATCTGGAAAAAAACGAAAGCGGCAAAATGATGATGACCCGCGTCATTCTTCGACCGGACATCACCTTTGGTGGTGTCAATCTGCCTACAGAGCAGGAACTTCATGACATGCATGAACTGGCTCACAAGCAATGCTTCATTGCCAGTTCTGTGACCACCGAGATTGTGATCCAACCGTTATAA
- a CDS encoding calcium/sodium antiporter codes for MMVVYLIAGFIILTIGADILVRGSSALALKFGVPPLIIGLTIISFGTSAPELAVSAKASLSGNGAIALGNVIGSNIANIALILGLTALIRPLKVQVQVIRRDIPIMIGVSVFLWILLLDHTLQWWDGLLLFSGIIAYTVYNYIQGTKEKNPEAEGEITEQAGGLSEKTWLCGILIVGGLIMLVAGGSLFVDGAVDLAKYFGVSDAIIGLTIVAVGTSMPELATSITAALKGESDMAIGNVVGSNIFNILGILGVASLLGPISSEAFSLVDYGVMLVTALFLLPLAWSGLEIERWEGVALLTGYGAYLTYLVMNN; via the coding sequence ATGATGGTTGTTTACCTGATCGCCGGGTTTATTATTTTAACAATCGGTGCTGATATTCTGGTCAGGGGCAGTTCTGCGCTAGCCCTTAAATTTGGTGTTCCCCCGCTGATCATTGGTCTGACGATCATTTCTTTCGGAACAAGCGCGCCGGAACTGGCGGTCAGTGCCAAAGCATCCCTCAGTGGCAACGGCGCGATTGCCCTTGGGAATGTGATCGGTTCAAACATTGCCAATATCGCGCTCATCCTTGGCCTTACCGCACTGATCCGACCCCTGAAAGTTCAGGTTCAGGTAATCCGGAGAGATATTCCGATCATGATTGGCGTCTCCGTTTTCCTTTGGATCCTGCTGCTTGATCATACCCTGCAATGGTGGGATGGTCTGCTGTTGTTTTCGGGTATTATCGCCTATACCGTTTATAACTACATTCAGGGAACGAAGGAAAAAAATCCTGAAGCTGAAGGTGAAATCACTGAGCAGGCCGGCGGACTCAGCGAAAAAACATGGCTGTGCGGCATCCTGATCGTGGGTGGCTTGATCATGCTGGTGGCCGGAGGTTCACTGTTCGTTGATGGCGCCGTGGATCTCGCCAAATATTTCGGGGTCAGTGATGCCATTATCGGATTAACGATTGTCGCGGTAGGCACCAGTATGCCTGAGTTAGCGACTTCCATCACCGCGGCTTTGAAAGGTGAGTCGGATATGGCTATCGGTAACGTAGTGGGATCCAATATTTTCAATATCCTGGGCATTCTGGGTGTTGCGTCCTTGCTGGGACCTATTTCATCGGAAGCCTTCAGTCTTGTGGATTATGGTGTGATGCTGGTGACAGCTCTGTTTTTGTTGCCACTGGCATGGAGCGGACTTGAAATTGAAAGGTGGGAAGGGGTTGCGCTGTTGACAGGATATGGTGCCTATCTGACCTACCTGGTCATGAACAATTGA
- a CDS encoding VCBS repeat-containing protein translates to MNSSRYFSLLLIVSTLFLADCASDHRNEAPSPEPSATTGTFFQTPYEISAGENPMFITSLGWKGGSHIDGIVVTSPLTQPTADLLTDRTIRLHKTIPDIDSMTPVEALLETETVYPFSDPNSIILWRQHMVSGQFDNDTDGFQDFAVSDTSSSTVTLWNGVGDGAFLKSLTYVVESLPLFLATGDWNHDQFTDIATVNYGSNTITILFNDGNGIFSNLPVAIVTTGVLPIRVIGDDWNGDSSLDLAVLSQDQKLLEIWKNPGNGRDFEKVVTMTLSGIPQDMKSGDWDGDGKSDLAITTQAAETLTLLYGNGDFSFRKLEIGAGNGPEQIVIADLNKDNFSDFIIGNSFIFTTVSLSRRTGDIALILSQHQGNQEMITTQEAFISRFIAATTAPMGSPPAFLHVNDINGDTFPDLWISLPFRKTMAVMLGQAYSLSQ, encoded by the coding sequence GTGAATTCAAGCCGGTATTTTTCCCTGTTGCTTATTGTTTCCACGCTGTTTTTAGCCGATTGTGCCTCGGATCATCGTAATGAAGCACCATCTCCCGAACCCTCCGCAACCACGGGTACGTTCTTCCAAACGCCCTACGAAATTTCCGCTGGAGAAAACCCGATGTTTATCACCTCTCTAGGGTGGAAGGGGGGGAGTCACATCGATGGCATTGTAGTCACCTCACCGTTGACCCAGCCCACCGCTGATTTACTGACAGACCGAACCATCCGCCTTCACAAAACCATACCGGATATCGATTCAATGACTCCGGTAGAAGCCTTGCTGGAAACTGAAACAGTTTATCCCTTTTCAGACCCGAACAGCATCATCCTTTGGCGTCAACACATGGTTTCAGGTCAATTTGACAATGATACCGATGGCTTTCAGGATTTTGCGGTTTCAGATACAAGTTCGTCTACGGTCACACTCTGGAATGGAGTGGGGGATGGTGCTTTCCTCAAATCGCTGACCTATGTTGTTGAAAGCCTTCCCTTATTTCTTGCGACCGGAGACTGGAATCATGATCAGTTCACCGATATCGCAACTGTAAATTATGGTAGCAACACCATCACCATTCTGTTCAATGATGGTAATGGCATTTTTTCTAACCTTCCTGTCGCGATTGTAACAACCGGTGTTCTGCCAATCCGGGTTATTGGCGACGACTGGAATGGCGATTCCAGCCTTGATCTCGCTGTTTTGTCGCAAGATCAAAAACTTCTTGAAATCTGGAAAAACCCCGGCAATGGCCGTGATTTTGAAAAGGTTGTCACCATGACACTCAGCGGGATTCCTCAAGACATGAAATCCGGAGACTGGGATGGTGATGGCAAGAGCGATCTGGCAATCACAACGCAAGCCGCTGAGACCTTGACCCTGCTGTATGGAAACGGGGATTTTTCCTTCAGAAAACTGGAAATTGGTGCGGGAAATGGTCCGGAACAAATAGTCATTGCGGATTTGAACAAGGATAACTTCTCCGATTTTATCATCGGAAACAGTTTTATTTTTACCACGGTATCACTCTCTCGCAGAACAGGGGATATTGCGTTGATTTTGAGTCAGCATCAGGGAAATCAGGAAATGATCACAACACAGGAGGCCTTTATCTCGCGGTTTATCGCGGCGACAACAGCTCCCATGGGAAGTCCTCCGGCCTTTCTTCATGTGAATGATATCAACGGGGATACCTTCCCCGATCTGTGGATTTCACTGCCGTTCAGAAAAACCATGGCTGTGATGCTGGGACAAGCTTATTCATTATCTCAATAA
- a CDS encoding zinc ribbon domain-containing protein, which translates to MPIYEYSCGDCHHEFEELQKFSDSPTETCPACGKPTATRKVSASAFHLKGGGWYKDGYSQSGTSSEGKGSSTKATSSAESGNSGSEASKATPAAAPSTSASPTPTT; encoded by the coding sequence ATGCCAATTTATGAGTATTCATGTGGTGATTGTCATCATGAATTTGAAGAGCTCCAAAAATTCAGTGATTCACCCACAGAAACGTGTCCTGCCTGTGGAAAACCAACTGCTACCCGCAAAGTTTCAGCCAGTGCTTTTCATTTGAAAGGTGGTGGTTGGTATAAGGATGGCTATTCCCAGAGCGGCACGTCTTCAGAGGGCAAAGGTAGCAGTACTAAAGCAACTTCATCTGCAGAGAGCGGAAACAGCGGCAGTGAGGCGTCCAAGGCAACGCCTGCCGCGGCACCAAGTACCAGCGCCAGCCCCACGCCAACTACATAG